In one window of Mercurialis annua linkage group LG4, ddMerAnnu1.2, whole genome shotgun sequence DNA:
- the LOC126677774 gene encoding serine/threonine-protein kinase Aurora-3: protein MSSTLQEDEAVQENNTVGEGETKRKRGDWSLKDFEIGRPLGRGKFGRVYLAREVKSKYMVALKVIFKEQIEKYNFHHQLKREMEIQASLDHPNVLRLFGWFHDEERIFLILEYAEGGELYKKLKKKRYLTEKESATYIASLTNALAYCHKHDVIHRDIKPENLLLDYEGRLKIADFGWSVQSRSKRRTMCGTLDYLAPEMVENKAHDYAVDNWTLGILCYEFLYGAPPFEAESQKDTFSRIMKVDLTFPSDPPVSMEAKNLIARLLVKDSSKRLSLQKILEHPWIIKNADPKGISKELDFPD from the exons ATGTCTTCAACGCTACAAGAAGATGAAGCAGTCCAAGAAAATAATACAGTCGGAGAAGGAGAAACCAAGAGAAAAAGGGGGGACTGGTCGCTTAAAGATTTTGAAATCGGCCGACCTTTAGGACGAGGAAAATTCGGAAGAGTTTACCTAGCCAGAGAAGTCAAG AGCAAGTATATGGTGGCCTTGAAAGTAATTTTCAAGGAGCAGATCGAGAAGTACAATTTTCACCATCAGTTAAAGAGGGAAATGGAGATCCAAGCAAGTCTCGATCACCCTAATGTTTTGCGTCTCTTCGGCTGGTTTCACGATGAGGAGCGTATTTTCTTGATACTCGAGTATGCTGAAGGTGGCGAGCTTTATAAAAAGCTTAAAAAGAAACGCTATCTCACCGAAAAGGAATCAGCCACG TACATTGCAAGTCTCACAAACGCCTTGGCTTACTGTCACAAGCATGACGTGATTCACAGGGATATCAAGCCGGAAAATCTGCTGCTTGATTATGAG GGTCGATTGAAGATTGCAGACTTTGGGTGGTCTGTGCAATCGAGGAGCAAGAGACGCACCATGTGTGGCACTTTGGATTACTTGGCACCAGAAATGGTAGAGAATAAAGCTCATGATTATGCAGTCGATAATTGGACCTTAGGCATACTGTGTTATGAGTTCCTCTATGGTGCCCCTCCATTTGAAGCTGAAAGTCAAAAGGATACCTTCAGCAG GATTATGAAAGTTGATCTAACATTCCCTTCTGATCCTCCGGTGTCTATGGAAGCTAAAAATCTCATCGCTAGA CTTTTGGTAAAAGACTCTTCAAAGAGGCTTTCCTTACAGAAAATCCTGGAACATCCTTGGATAATCAAGAATGCAGATCCTAAAGGAATCTCCAAAGAGTTGGATTTTCCTGACTGA